In Dyadobacter subterraneus, a single genomic region encodes these proteins:
- a CDS encoding GNAT family N-acetyltransferase: MTLPILLSRSEINDARWNELIAKSGQSVIYGFSWYLDIVCDNWKALVWPSTDNYQIVMPLPIKRKWNIEVVQQPLFCQYLGLFSIENLTDQQLDLFLKGLSSSFSYISAYHFNPDNSSLLQNVLHQFSKFEVRQNHTFWLSLSGSSSEIWAKYSSDRKANLKRGVRFEWVISPGEDIELLIHLFKEHHASGINGGVSDKAYTMLSDMVASLKLRDAIEVLYAQIGGTVHAGVLFVRTGNKVIFLFNAADEIGRRGNARTILLDHYFQSNSERPITFDFESPQLKSIASFYKSFGADPIPYFSVRKNDLPFPLKQIQNWRVRKLINTIEAPSEDSSQI, from the coding sequence ATGACTTTGCCAATCCTGCTTTCACGCTCTGAAATAAACGATGCACGTTGGAATGAGCTGATTGCAAAATCCGGACAAAGCGTAATTTATGGTTTCAGTTGGTATCTGGATATTGTTTGCGACAACTGGAAAGCATTAGTTTGGCCTTCCACAGACAATTATCAGATAGTAATGCCATTGCCAATTAAGCGCAAATGGAATATTGAGGTTGTCCAGCAACCTTTATTTTGCCAATATCTTGGCCTTTTCTCAATTGAAAATCTTACAGATCAACAGCTTGATCTGTTTTTGAAAGGTTTGTCTTCTAGCTTTTCCTACATCTCTGCTTACCATTTCAATCCTGATAATTCATCCCTTCTTCAAAACGTTTTACATCAGTTTTCCAAATTTGAAGTAAGACAAAACCATACTTTCTGGCTTTCCTTATCTGGTTCATCTTCTGAAATTTGGGCGAAATATTCTTCTGACAGAAAAGCGAATTTAAAACGGGGTGTAAGATTTGAATGGGTTATTAGTCCGGGTGAAGATATCGAGCTGCTTATCCATTTATTTAAGGAACATCATGCCTCCGGTATCAATGGCGGAGTTTCGGATAAAGCCTATACCATGTTATCTGATATGGTGGCAAGTTTAAAACTGCGTGATGCCATAGAAGTTCTTTATGCGCAAATAGGAGGCACAGTTCATGCAGGAGTACTTTTTGTAAGAACTGGCAATAAGGTTATTTTCTTATTCAATGCGGCCGATGAAATTGGTAGGCGGGGAAACGCAAGAACGATTTTGCTTGATCATTATTTTCAATCCAACTCGGAAAGACCAATCACATTTGACTTTGAAAGTCCGCAGTTAAAATCAATTGCTTCTTTTTATAAAAGCTTTGGAGCGGATCCAATTCCCTATTTCTCTGTCAGGAAAAATGATCTGCCATTTCCTCTCAAACAAATTCAAAACTGGCGGGTACGAAAATTAATTAATACCATTGAAGCTCCGTCTGAAGATTCTTCACAGATTTAA
- the dnaA gene encoding chromosomal replication initiator protein DnaA: MISDYASLTLERVTAHREVDQIWDSCLRVIQQHIPEQSFKTWFEPIRPLKIYGKVLTIQVPSQFFYEWLEDNYVNLLRKALDYAIGRDGLLEYSIIVDTGNEKHQPLTMNVSTVKSPKYSKPDNFATDPRMGSNNNNVKDQDSMNLDTYLNPNYSFDNFIEGDCNRLARSAGFAVAQRPGLTSFNPLMMYGGVGLGKTHLVQAIGNYIMNHFDNKLVLYVSSEKFTNQFINSIKNNTLQNFTDFYMKVDVLAIDDVQFLSGKEKTQDTFFHIFNHLHQLGKQIIMTSDRPPRELEGLQDRLLSRFKWGLTADLQTPDFETRIAIIQKKIQAEGIDINYDVIEYIAHSVNSNVRELEGVIVSLMAQASLTRREIDVELAKNTLKNIVMNEDKEVTIDTIQEIVADYFKVTIADLKSKSRKKEVVYPRQLAMFLAKEYTDLPLKSIGYHFGGRDHSTVIHSIQSVNLLMGETPDVEETLQKLRSYFK, encoded by the coding sequence ATGATATCTGATTACGCAAGTTTGACATTGGAAAGAGTAACCGCACATAGAGAAGTAGACCAAATATGGGATAGTTGCCTTCGGGTGATTCAGCAGCATATTCCTGAGCAGAGTTTTAAAACGTGGTTCGAGCCAATCCGACCACTGAAAATCTATGGTAAAGTCCTTACGATTCAGGTACCTAGTCAGTTTTTTTATGAATGGCTGGAAGATAATTACGTAAATCTTCTAAGAAAAGCATTGGATTACGCGATTGGCCGCGACGGGCTTTTGGAGTACTCGATCATTGTTGATACCGGGAATGAAAAACACCAGCCCCTGACCATGAACGTGTCGACTGTGAAGTCGCCAAAATATTCCAAGCCTGATAATTTTGCTACGGACCCAAGAATGGGTTCGAATAATAACAATGTGAAAGATCAGGATTCTATGAATCTTGATACCTATCTGAATCCGAATTATTCTTTTGACAATTTTATAGAAGGAGATTGTAATCGTCTGGCGCGTTCTGCGGGCTTTGCCGTGGCTCAGCGTCCTGGTCTGACATCCTTCAACCCTTTGATGATGTACGGCGGCGTAGGGCTGGGTAAAACACACCTTGTTCAAGCGATCGGTAACTACATCATGAACCACTTTGACAATAAACTGGTACTTTATGTATCTTCTGAAAAATTCACCAACCAGTTTATTAACTCGATCAAAAATAATACACTTCAGAACTTCACTGATTTTTACATGAAAGTGGATGTGCTGGCGATTGATGACGTTCAGTTTTTATCAGGTAAGGAAAAGACTCAGGATACATTCTTCCATATTTTCAACCATTTACATCAGTTAGGCAAGCAGATTATTATGACCAGCGACCGTCCGCCAAGAGAATTGGAGGGATTGCAGGATCGTTTGCTTTCACGTTTTAAATGGGGTTTGACAGCAGATTTGCAAACGCCCGATTTTGAAACGCGTATTGCCATCATTCAAAAGAAAATCCAGGCTGAGGGAATCGATATAAATTACGACGTAATTGAATACATTGCCCATAGTGTGAATTCAAACGTTCGTGAGCTGGAAGGTGTGATTGTTTCGTTGATGGCTCAGGCTTCATTGACCCGTCGTGAAATTGATGTTGAACTGGCGAAAAATACGCTGAAAAACATCGTAATGAACGAGGATAAAGAAGTTACGATTGATACGATACAGGAAATTGTAGCGGATTATTTCAAAGTAACAATCGCTGATCTGAAAAGTAAAAGCCGGAAAAAAGAAGTGGTTTATCCGCGCCAGCTTGCTATGTTTTTGGCCAAAGAGTATACAGATTTGCCTTTGAAATCAATCGGTTATCATTTTGGAGGAAGAGATCACAGTACGGTAATCCACTCGATCCAGAGTGTTAATTTGCTGATGGGAGAAACGCCGGATGTGGAGGAGACTTTGCAAAAATTACGCAGTTATTTTAAGTAG
- a CDS encoding methylmalonyl-CoA mutase family protein codes for MSKLHFSEFNSSQKEAWKKQAEKELGENKTKIGSWEIASDLFVDPYYTAEDVDNEQISNLQKAQKKIPGWLNIPFISFDNAWATNTKIKSSLESGADAAILDLKETDLVKSELSKTLHGIRLSETAIFFRTTNNSEKLFKEIPRGAGYYLKGGIYNDPLANWMHTGNDFQEAQKNICNVLEKTKMMREFRPLMIESHVFHNAGANVVQELAFLLASTVHYLDKLTDAGISPLHALNRFFYSVSVGTEYLIEIAKLRALRFLYRKISRAYQIPDELCHVFIHTQTSSFYDSAYSSENNLIRNTSEAMSAVTGGCDGLTVIPLDNASNLSTEFSERIARNISSLLGNESYLSAVADPAAGSYQLDMMSLKIADAAWKLFLLTEEKGGLIPCFQNGFIQSEIEDSWEKKITDFNNEKVMIGVNKYKTNEKIDESQSFDTLENNKADSKLLPNRNLPTAILRK; via the coding sequence ATGTCAAAATTGCATTTTTCAGAATTCAATTCTTCTCAAAAAGAAGCATGGAAAAAGCAGGCTGAAAAAGAATTGGGAGAAAATAAAACGAAAATTGGCAGCTGGGAAATTGCTTCTGATTTATTTGTAGATCCCTATTATACAGCGGAAGATGTTGACAATGAGCAGATCTCTAACCTGCAAAAAGCTCAGAAAAAAATACCGGGCTGGCTCAACATACCTTTCATTTCTTTTGACAATGCCTGGGCAACCAATACCAAAATAAAATCTTCTTTGGAATCCGGAGCCGATGCGGCAATTCTTGATCTGAAAGAAACTGATCTGGTAAAATCAGAGCTCTCCAAAACACTGCACGGTATAAGACTTAGTGAGACAGCCATTTTTTTTCGTACCACAAATAATTCTGAAAAATTATTTAAAGAAATTCCTCGCGGAGCCGGATATTACCTGAAAGGCGGGATTTATAACGACCCTTTGGCAAACTGGATGCATACCGGAAATGATTTTCAGGAGGCTCAGAAAAATATTTGTAATGTCCTTGAAAAGACAAAAATGATGCGCGAATTCCGGCCATTGATGATTGAAAGTCACGTGTTCCATAATGCAGGCGCTAACGTCGTTCAGGAATTGGCTTTTTTACTCGCTTCAACCGTTCACTATCTCGATAAATTAACGGATGCCGGGATTTCTCCGCTTCATGCTTTAAACCGTTTTTTTTACTCTGTTTCTGTTGGAACCGAATATCTTATTGAAATAGCCAAACTCAGAGCTTTAAGGTTTTTATATCGAAAGATCAGCCGTGCTTATCAGATTCCGGACGAGCTTTGTCATGTATTTATTCACACGCAAACTTCTTCATTTTATGATTCAGCATATTCGTCTGAAAATAACCTCATACGCAATACATCCGAGGCTATGAGTGCAGTCACTGGCGGATGTGATGGATTGACTGTTATTCCATTGGATAATGCTTCGAATTTATCTACTGAATTCAGCGAAAGAATTGCAAGAAATATTTCTTCTTTGCTTGGAAATGAAAGTTATCTGAGCGCCGTTGCCGATCCCGCCGCAGGTTCTTACCAACTGGATATGATGTCGCTAAAAATCGCTGATGCAGCCTGGAAATTATTTTTACTAACCGAAGAAAAAGGTGGATTGATTCCCTGTTTCCAGAATGGTTTTATCCAATCTGAAATTGAAGATTCATGGGAGAAAAAAATCACAGATTTCAATAACGAAAAAGTTATGATCGGTGTAAATAAATATAAAACCAATGAAAAAATTGATGAATCCCAGTCTTTTGATACATTGGAAAATAATAAGGCAGATTCTAAGCTCTTGCCAAATAGAAATTTACCAACAGCGATTTTGAGGAAATAA
- the scpA gene encoding methylmalonyl-CoA mutase, which translates to MKPDFKNIALQTNETTGSIPEKSAKPISTQEGIKLKTSYKNEDLSASEHLHFGAGTAPYLRGPYASMYLDRPWTIRQYAGFSTAEESNAFYRRNLAGGQKGLSVAFDLATHRGYDSDHPRVTGDVGKAGVAIDSVEDMKILFDQIPLDEMSVSMTMNGAVIPIMAFYIAAAEEQGVSAEKLSGTIQNDILKEFMVRNTYIYPPAPSMRIVSDIFAYTAQFMPKFNSISISGYHMHEAGAPAHIELAYTLADGLEYIKTGLKAGMEIDDFAPRLSFFWGIGMNHFMEIAKLRAGRMLWAKIVKQFNPKSEKSLALRTHCQTSGYSLTEQDPYNNVARTCIEAMAAVLGHTQSLHTNSLDEAIALPTDSSARIARNTQLFLQHETDICKAVDPWGGSYYVEYLTNELAEKAWALIEEVEAIGGMTKAIETGLPKMRIEEAAARKQARIDSGKDIIVGVNKFKTDSKDELEIRAIDNNSVREAQIARLTKIKFERDQKQVKEALIAITDACKKSGGKDFSSNLLALAVDAARKRATLGEISDAMEEEFGRYKAVIRSVSGIYKSEVSDDENFRLAKEMADQFSELEGRRPRILVAKMGQDGHDRGAKIIATSFADLGFDVDIGPLFQTPEEVAKNAAENDVHVVGTSSLAAGHKTLIPQLIEELKKIGRPDIMVIAGGVIPSQDYQFLYDAGVKGIFGPGTIISVAAQKILKELMDD; encoded by the coding sequence ATGAAGCCTGATTTTAAAAATATTGCGCTTCAAACAAATGAAACAACGGGTTCAATACCTGAAAAGTCAGCGAAGCCGATTTCAACACAGGAAGGAATAAAATTAAAGACTTCTTATAAAAACGAAGATTTATCAGCATCAGAACATCTTCATTTTGGAGCAGGCACTGCTCCATATCTTCGAGGACCCTATGCCAGTATGTATCTTGATCGTCCCTGGACGATACGCCAGTATGCTGGTTTTTCTACCGCTGAGGAGTCTAATGCATTTTACAGGCGCAATCTTGCCGGCGGACAAAAAGGCTTGTCTGTGGCGTTCGATCTGGCGACGCACCGCGGTTATGATTCAGATCACCCGCGTGTAACGGGTGACGTCGGAAAAGCAGGCGTTGCGATAGATTCAGTTGAGGATATGAAAATTCTTTTTGATCAGATTCCACTGGACGAAATGTCTGTATCGATGACGATGAATGGTGCTGTTATTCCGATTATGGCGTTTTATATTGCGGCAGCTGAGGAACAGGGCGTATCCGCAGAAAAACTTTCGGGGACCATTCAGAATGATATTCTGAAAGAGTTTATGGTGCGCAATACCTACATATATCCGCCGGCGCCTTCGATGCGGATTGTAAGTGACATCTTTGCTTACACGGCGCAGTTCATGCCGAAATTCAATTCCATCAGTATCAGCGGTTATCATATGCACGAGGCTGGCGCACCTGCTCATATCGAACTCGCTTATACGCTTGCAGATGGTTTGGAATACATCAAAACCGGTTTAAAAGCTGGAATGGAAATTGATGATTTCGCACCAAGATTATCCTTTTTCTGGGGAATTGGCATGAATCATTTTATGGAAATCGCCAAGCTGCGCGCAGGTAGAATGTTGTGGGCAAAAATTGTAAAACAATTCAATCCAAAATCAGAAAAATCACTGGCTTTAAGGACGCACTGTCAAACCAGCGGGTATAGTCTGACCGAACAGGACCCTTACAATAACGTAGCGAGAACTTGCATCGAAGCGATGGCCGCAGTTTTGGGACATACACAATCGCTCCACACGAATTCTCTGGATGAAGCGATTGCTTTACCAACCGATTCCTCGGCGAGAATTGCCCGGAACACACAGTTATTTTTGCAGCATGAAACTGACATTTGTAAAGCCGTTGATCCTTGGGGCGGTTCTTATTATGTTGAATACTTAACAAATGAATTGGCGGAAAAGGCTTGGGCATTGATTGAAGAAGTTGAAGCAATTGGCGGTATGACAAAAGCCATCGAAACCGGTTTACCCAAAATGCGGATTGAAGAAGCTGCCGCCAGAAAACAGGCAAGAATTGATTCCGGAAAAGATATTATCGTTGGAGTAAATAAATTTAAAACAGACTCAAAAGATGAACTGGAAATTCGTGCTATTGATAACAACAGCGTGAGGGAAGCCCAGATAGCGCGACTGACAAAAATCAAATTCGAGCGAGATCAAAAACAGGTAAAAGAAGCTTTGATTGCCATTACTGACGCTTGCAAAAAATCCGGGGGTAAAGATTTCAGCAGCAATTTGTTGGCATTGGCTGTGGACGCCGCTCGTAAAAGAGCTACATTAGGTGAAATTTCAGATGCGATGGAAGAAGAATTCGGAAGGTATAAAGCCGTGATCCGGTCAGTTTCCGGAATTTATAAATCGGAGGTTTCAGATGATGAAAATTTCCGTCTGGCAAAAGAAATGGCAGATCAGTTTTCCGAACTTGAAGGCCGGAGACCACGGATTTTAGTTGCCAAAATGGGCCAGGACGGACATGACCGTGGCGCTAAAATAATTGCCACCAGTTTTGCTGACCTTGGTTTTGATGTGGACATCGGGCCTTTATTTCAAACACCGGAAGAAGTGGCAAAAAACGCTGCTGAAAATGACGTGCATGTTGTAGGAACATCCAGTCTGGCTGCTGGCCACAAAACATTGATTCCTCAGCTTATCGAAGAACTAAAAAAAATTGGTCGTCCGGATATTATGGTCATTGCAGGAGGTGTCATTCCATCTCAGGATTATCAGTTTTTGTATGATGCCGGTGTGAAAGGTATTTTCGGACCTGGAACGATCATTTCTGTGGCTGCGCAAAAGATTTTGAAGGAATTGATGGATGACTAA
- a CDS encoding beta-ketoacyl-[acyl-carrier-protein] synthase family protein, translating to MQKQREVGNRVFVTGIGLISALGNNVAENHSSLAAGKDGITKAVHFESLYTETLPFGEVKLSNDELKALLHLENEFGYTRTCLLAVKAFEEAVNDSGLSAEELSSFDTALISASTVGGMCLTDQLYDDANMKFEGSEYLEAYGCAAHTMRLIEKYKINGFTDTINTACSSSANAIMMGARLIKAGRAKRVIVGGVDALAKYTVNGFNALKILSEFPCKPFDENRDGLNLGEAGAYLVLESEEVSVGKRKYAEIAGFGNSNDAHHPSAMSDDAVGAIISMKTAIESAGIDATKIDYINTHGTGTPNNDRVELFGISQIFEKVPPFSSTKSYTGHTLGASGAVEAIFSILSIQYSEIYPSLHIETNMEGFDAAPITEFQSDVSVNYVLSNSFGFGGNCTSLVIGRVN from the coding sequence ATGCAAAAACAGCGTGAGGTAGGAAACAGGGTCTTTGTTACAGGAATTGGTCTGATTTCTGCGCTTGGAAACAATGTGGCGGAAAACCATTCCAGTTTGGCTGCGGGGAAAGATGGCATAACAAAGGCGGTTCATTTTGAATCACTTTATACAGAAACACTGCCTTTTGGAGAAGTAAAATTAAGCAATGATGAGCTGAAAGCATTGCTGCATCTTGAAAACGAATTCGGTTACACCCGTACTTGTTTATTGGCTGTCAAAGCTTTCGAGGAGGCGGTAAATGATTCAGGTTTAAGTGCGGAAGAATTATCTTCTTTTGACACCGCGTTGATTTCTGCGAGTACGGTTGGAGGGATGTGTCTGACTGACCAGCTTTATGATGATGCCAATATGAAATTCGAAGGTTCCGAATATCTGGAAGCTTACGGGTGTGCGGCGCATACTATGCGATTGATCGAAAAATATAAAATCAACGGATTTACAGATACCATTAATACGGCTTGTTCCTCATCTGCAAATGCTATTATGATGGGAGCAAGGCTTATAAAAGCTGGTCGTGCCAAACGTGTGATTGTGGGTGGTGTGGATGCGCTGGCAAAATATACTGTCAATGGATTTAATGCATTAAAAATCCTTTCTGAATTTCCTTGTAAACCTTTTGATGAAAATCGGGATGGCTTAAATCTAGGCGAGGCAGGAGCATATCTGGTTTTAGAATCGGAGGAAGTTTCAGTTGGAAAAAGAAAATATGCGGAGATCGCTGGCTTTGGAAATTCCAATGACGCGCATCATCCATCTGCTATGTCTGATGACGCGGTTGGCGCTATTATTTCAATGAAAACCGCTATTGAATCGGCAGGTATTGATGCCACTAAAATTGATTATATCAACACGCACGGAACTGGAACGCCAAATAATGATCGTGTTGAATTATTTGGAATTTCTCAAATTTTCGAAAAAGTACCACCATTCAGCTCTACAAAATCATACACCGGACATACCTTGGGCGCTTCGGGAGCTGTGGAAGCGATATTCAGTATTTTGAGTATTCAGTATTCTGAAATATATCCGAGCCTGCATATTGAAACAAATATGGAAGGTTTTGATGCTGCGCCAATTACTGAATTTCAATCGGATGTTTCGGTAAATTATGTGCTTTCGAATTCTTTTGGTTTTGGCGGGAATTGTACTTCGCTGGTAATTGGAAGGGTGAATTAG
- a CDS encoding phosphopantetheine-binding protein translates to MEIESLKPVIKTQIVQYLNLLDVNPEDIKDDEPLFGGDLGLDSIDSLELVVLLEREYGIKITNPAEGRKILIDVNHMAQYIVSNAKTA, encoded by the coding sequence ATGGAAATTGAAAGCTTAAAGCCAGTTATAAAAACCCAGATTGTACAATATTTGAATTTGCTGGATGTTAACCCGGAAGATATCAAAGACGACGAGCCTTTGTTTGGAGGCGACCTGGGATTGGATTCTATTGATTCACTGGAACTGGTGGTTTTATTGGAAAGAGAATATGGCATCAAGATTACGAACCCGGCTGAGGGTAGAAAAATTTTGATTGATGTAAATCATATGGCACAGTATATTGTCAGTAATGCAAAAACAGCGTGA